A part of Dictyoglomus sp. NZ13-RE01 genomic DNA contains:
- a CDS encoding RNA polymerase subunit sigma — MDKEIVKLLSLKNKNSSQLPPTLSWEEKKDLSDQSLISLIKNGDREAFNILVKRYEKKVLNLLYLQLGAINDLEDLAQEVFLKVFKNISKFRGESQFYTWLYRITLNVSHDYKRKNKMTLSLNDAIDDESEETFQDILPNQEEDPEKIVEKMDLYEKVRKAIKTLSKEYQEVLLLREFEGLSYEEIAKVLNLPVGTVESRLFRAREELKKRLSKELVEL; from the coding sequence ATGGATAAAGAGATAGTTAAATTATTGAGTTTGAAAAATAAAAACTCCTCCCAGCTTCCCCCTACTTTAAGCTGGGAGGAGAAGAAAGATTTATCTGATCAATCATTAATTTCCCTTATAAAAAATGGAGATAGAGAAGCCTTTAATATATTAGTAAAAAGATATGAGAAAAAAGTTTTGAATTTATTATATCTCCAGTTAGGAGCAATAAACGACTTAGAAGACTTAGCTCAGGAAGTCTTTCTAAAGGTTTTTAAAAATATATCTAAGTTTAGGGGAGAGTCTCAATTCTATACTTGGCTTTATAGAATAACCTTAAATGTTAGCCATGATTATAAGAGAAAAAATAAGATGACTCTTTCTTTAAATGATGCCATTGATGATGAAAGCGAAGAGACATTTCAAGATATATTACCAAACCAGGAAGAGGATCCAGAAAAGATAGTTGAAAAAATGGATTTGTATGAAAAGGTTAGAAAAGCTATTAAAACTCTATCTAAGGAATACCAGGAAGTTCTTTTGCTTAGAGAATTTGAGGGACTATCCTATGAAGAAATTGCAAAGGTATTAAATCTTCCTGTGGGAACTGTTGAGTCAAGATTGTTTAGGGCAAGAGAAGAATTGAAGAAAAGATTGTCAAAGGAGCTTGTAGAGTTATGA
- a CDS encoding anti-sigma factor — translation MNCKTARKLISAYIDGELGSKEKRELELHLSTCIYCRKELESTKKLIKVLHSIPKIEPSSNFSDKVWYKLQQEDLNGRNNFKRLLVLVGLSIAIVIMFLLGQIPFMREENNYTYDIQTFYELHGKFGRTSTFEENVVDYVLYQK, via the coding sequence ATGAACTGCAAAACTGCAAGAAAGCTAATCTCTGCTTATATAGATGGTGAATTGGGTTCTAAAGAGAAGAGAGAGTTAGAACTCCATCTAAGTACATGTATTTATTGCAGAAAAGAATTAGAAAGTACTAAGAAGTTGATAAAGGTTTTACATTCTATCCCTAAAATTGAGCCCTCTTCTAACTTCTCTGATAAGGTGTGGTATAAGCTTCAACAGGAAGATCTAAATGGTAGAAATAATTTTAAAAGGCTTTTGGTATTAGTAGGCTTAAGTATAGCCATAGTAATTATGTTTTTATTAGGTCAGATTCCATTTATGAGAGAAGAAAATAATTATACCTATGATATCCAAACTTTTTATGAATTACACGGTAAATTTGGAAGAACATCAACCTTTGAGGAGAACGTAGTAGACTACGTATTATACCAGAAATGA
- a CDS encoding endonuclease — translation MSKIEEIFKVLFDKYGPQYWWPADSPFEVIIGAILTQNTNWNNVEKAINNLKKENILSPEELYKIDVNKLETLIRSSGFYKIKAERIKNFLNFLFENYEGKLEKMNLESTLNLRKKLLMIKGLGKETVDSIILYAFNRPIFVIDKYTRNIFTCLSLTPKVDSYDEWQNLFQKSLFPIYQLFNEYHALLVRHAKERCRKCEGNCFLKEIFFLETLPTY, via the coding sequence TTGAGCAAAATAGAGGAAATTTTTAAAGTATTATTTGATAAATATGGACCTCAGTATTGGTGGCCTGCAGACTCTCCCTTTGAGGTAATAATAGGTGCTATTCTTACTCAAAACACCAACTGGAATAATGTAGAAAAAGCCATAAATAATTTAAAAAAAGAAAACATTCTTTCTCCTGAAGAACTTTATAAAATTGATGTAAATAAATTAGAAACATTAATTAGATCCTCAGGTTTTTATAAAATAAAAGCGGAAAGAATTAAAAATTTTCTCAATTTCCTATTTGAGAATTATGAAGGGAAATTGGAGAAGATGAATCTTGAGTCCACCTTAAATTTGAGGAAAAAACTCCTTATGATAAAGGGATTAGGAAAAGAAACAGTGGACTCCATTATCCTATATGCTTTCAATAGACCCATCTTCGTAATTGATAAATATACAAGAAATATTTTTACCTGCCTCTCTTTAACCCCTAAGGTAGATAGTTATGATGAATGGCAGAATCTTTTCCAAAAATCTTTATTCCCTATTTATCAATTATTCAATGAATATCATGCTCTTTTAGTAAGACATGCAAAGGAGCGTTGTAGAAAGTGTGAAGGAAATTGCTTTCTTAAGGAGATATTTTTTTTAGAAACTCTTCCAACTTATTAG
- a CDS encoding bifunctional phosphoribosylaminoimidazolecarboxamide formyltransferase/IMP cyclohydrolase, with protein sequence MPFALLSVYNKEGITNFAKELHSLGYNLIGTSSTAKEIRKENIPIQEVSEFTGFSELIGGRVKTLHPKIFAGILARRDKKEDLEELKKNNIPLIDIVVCNLYPFSDVIKKEDTTLEIALENIDIGGVSLLRAGAKNFPHVLVVCDPLDYEEVIKRIKENSVDIEFRKKLAIKAFSYTSYYDQAITKYLSNQFSDNMEIVLKKEMDLRYGENPQQKAVYYLLPHQKLPWTKIHGKELSYNNLLDIDSAWRLILEFSNTACAIIKHNNPCGVAEGENGKEAFLKAFDGDPVSAYGGIIACNFIVDEDCANEMSKHFFEVIIAKGYTEKALNILNKKKNLRLLISNEDSNKNPWEIRSLTYGFLVQDYNDILFTEYEVKTSHKPDEKDLEELLFALKVVKHTKSNAIVVSKNKQTIGIGAGQMNRVNAVKIALEQAGEKAKSAYLASDAFFPFPDSIELAGKYGIKAIIQPAGSIRDPEVIQKAEELGIILVMIPQRHFRH encoded by the coding sequence ATGCCTTTTGCACTACTCAGTGTATATAATAAGGAAGGAATTACAAATTTTGCCAAGGAACTACATTCTTTAGGATATAATTTAATAGGGACCTCATCAACAGCAAAAGAAATTAGAAAAGAAAATATACCCATTCAAGAGGTTTCTGAATTTACAGGTTTCTCAGAATTAATCGGAGGAAGAGTAAAAACATTACATCCCAAAATTTTTGCAGGAATCCTGGCAAGAAGAGATAAAAAAGAAGACTTAGAAGAGCTTAAAAAAAATAACATACCCTTAATTGATATTGTAGTATGCAATCTCTATCCTTTTTCTGATGTAATAAAAAAGGAAGATACAACCTTGGAAATAGCATTAGAAAATATTGATATTGGTGGAGTTTCTCTCCTTCGAGCAGGTGCAAAAAACTTTCCTCATGTTTTAGTGGTTTGTGATCCTTTAGATTATGAGGAGGTAATCAAAAGAATAAAAGAAAATTCTGTAGATATTGAATTTAGAAAGAAATTAGCAATCAAAGCCTTCTCTTATACAAGCTATTATGATCAAGCCATAACTAAATACTTAAGTAACCAATTTAGTGATAATATGGAGATAGTTTTGAAGAAAGAAATGGATCTAAGATATGGAGAAAATCCACAACAAAAAGCTGTATATTATCTATTGCCACACCAAAAATTACCCTGGACAAAAATCCATGGAAAAGAGCTTTCATACAATAACCTATTAGATATAGACTCCGCTTGGCGTTTAATATTGGAATTTTCCAATACTGCATGCGCTATAATAAAACATAATAACCCTTGCGGAGTTGCAGAAGGAGAAAATGGAAAGGAAGCATTTCTCAAGGCTTTTGATGGAGATCCTGTTTCAGCCTATGGTGGAATAATCGCATGTAACTTTATTGTAGATGAGGATTGTGCTAATGAAATGAGTAAACATTTCTTTGAAGTAATAATTGCAAAGGGCTATACCGAGAAAGCTCTAAATATATTAAATAAAAAGAAAAATTTGAGACTGCTGATAAGTAATGAGGACAGTAATAAAAATCCTTGGGAAATAAGAAGCTTGACCTATGGCTTTTTAGTTCAGGACTACAATGATATTCTATTTACTGAGTATGAAGTAAAAACCTCTCACAAGCCTGACGAAAAGGATTTGGAAGAACTTTTATTTGCCCTCAAAGTAGTAAAACATACTAAATCAAATGCTATTGTGGTTAGTAAGAATAAGCAAACCATAGGAATAGGGGCAGGACAAATGAATAGAGTAAATGCTGTTAAAATCGCATTAGAACAAGCAGGGGAAAAAGCAAAATCCGCCTACCTTGCATCTGATGCCTTTTTCCCCTTTCCAGACTCCATTGAGCTTGCAGGTAAATATGGAATAAAAGCAATAATTCAACCTGCAGGCTCTATCAGGGATCCTGAGGTAATTCAAAAGGCAGAAGAGTTAGGTATTATACTAGTAATGATACCTCAAAGACATTTCAGACATTGA
- a CDS encoding multidrug ABC transporter permease gives MHKNELKGTLVLILVTLIWGTTFSMSKISLKYLSPFSLLFLRFTLSTISLFLYLLITSRNSIKINLPSLILGIINFLAIAFQTFGLRYTSATKTAFITGISVLLVPFGEFFLLKNKIQKNILVAVVLAFLGLIFLTVDIRELKGINIGDFLVFLCAIFYALQIILISYFVHKGDIGNLAFGQIFITALFAFFFSIPDLIHLSITNISKIILPVSYLGIVATTLTITLQFVGQKFLSPTRSAIIYNLEPVFAYMFANIFLGETLSLWQGVGAILIVIALFISLPDFPILNRKRKV, from the coding sequence ATGCATAAAAATGAGTTAAAAGGAACTTTAGTTCTCATATTAGTAACCCTTATATGGGGTACTACTTTTTCTATGTCTAAAATTTCTCTTAAGTATCTTTCTCCTTTCTCTCTCCTTTTTCTAAGATTTACTCTTAGTACAATTTCTCTTTTTCTGTATCTTCTTATAACCTCAAGAAATTCTATAAAAATAAATCTTCCAAGCCTTATTTTAGGGATTATTAATTTTCTTGCTATAGCCTTTCAAACTTTTGGTCTTAGATATACATCTGCTACAAAGACCGCATTTATAACAGGAATTTCTGTTTTGCTTGTCCCCTTTGGAGAATTCTTTCTGCTAAAAAATAAGATACAAAAAAATATTTTGGTTGCAGTAGTTTTAGCTTTTCTTGGTCTTATTTTTCTAACTGTTGATATTAGAGAATTAAAGGGAATAAATATTGGTGATTTTTTGGTTTTTTTATGTGCAATCTTTTATGCACTGCAAATTATATTAATTTCCTATTTTGTTCATAAAGGGGATATTGGAAATCTGGCTTTTGGTCAAATTTTTATAACCGCTCTTTTTGCATTCTTTTTTTCTATTCCAGATTTAATTCACCTTTCTATTACAAATATTTCAAAGATTATTTTGCCAGTATCATATTTAGGGATTGTAGCTACAACTCTTACCATAACTTTGCAATTTGTTGGTCAAAAGTTTTTATCTCCTACCCGATCTGCAATCATTTATAACTTAGAGCCTGTTTTTGCCTATATGTTTGCCAACATATTTTTAGGAGAAACATTAAGTTTATGGCAGGGAGTAGGAGCAATTTTAATTGTTATTGCCCTTTTTATCTCCCTGCCAGACTTTCCTATCCTAAATAGGAAGAGAAAGGTATAA
- a CDS encoding ECF transporter S component yields MGTKKLVTAGVLTAISLILSLSIYFPIIPQAPYLLYDPGDIPLLIIALYIGTPFGLLATLIVAILMAFITGQGGPIGALMHFLASGTLISVAGVTFEKVKRLEIPLILGTIFMAIVMSIANIIFTPIYLGVPVKDVLALIIPVIIPFNLIKAGINSLITYLLAKVIPFSSYLG; encoded by the coding sequence ATGGGTACCAAAAAGTTGGTAACAGCAGGTGTATTAACTGCAATATCCCTAATTCTATCTTTATCAATATATTTTCCCATCATTCCTCAAGCCCCATATCTTTTATATGATCCAGGAGATATTCCATTACTAATTATTGCTCTATATATAGGAACTCCTTTCGGATTGTTAGCAACATTAATTGTAGCAATTCTCATGGCTTTTATTACAGGACAGGGAGGACCTATAGGCGCTCTAATGCATTTTCTTGCCTCTGGAACCCTCATAAGTGTAGCAGGAGTTACCTTTGAAAAGGTAAAAAGGTTAGAAATTCCATTAATCTTAGGTACCATATTTATGGCTATTGTCATGTCCATTGCAAATATAATATTTACACCTATATATCTGGGAGTTCCCGTTAAAGATGTTTTAGCCCTAATTATTCCTGTTATAATTCCTTTTAATTTAATAAAGGCAGGAATTAATTCCTTAATAACTTACTTATTAGCCAAGGTTATACCTTTCTCTTCCTATTTAGGATAG
- a CDS encoding fatty acid-binding protein DegV, whose protein sequence is MSKEKGFEVVTDTTSDIPEDLAKEYEVNVIPYYIHMNDKEYKEGIDIEPESIWDYLKNNLNHLPKTACPGVGEYYEAFKKIIEKGKNILSIHITSWGSGAYQSATTAKNILASEYPEAKIEVFDSKSVSLGTGLLALEAAKASLKGWNLSETIEHLKEIRKSFFHSFTNDTLKYLAAGGRIGKAKLLLAEALKINPIISIDEDGVLYALDKAMGRLKAYQKIVEHMQNFFKEKNSLNIALVYANALDELENLKNEILKHFTVKDVIISKLGAALSVHSGPGTIGVLAYPSELSLDK, encoded by the coding sequence ATGAGTAAGGAGAAAGGTTTTGAGGTGGTTACTGATACCACATCAGATATACCAGAGGATTTGGCAAAAGAATATGAAGTAAATGTAATACCCTACTACATACATATGAATGATAAGGAATATAAAGAAGGAATTGATATAGAGCCTGAAAGTATCTGGGATTATTTAAAAAATAATCTTAACCACCTTCCTAAGACTGCATGTCCAGGGGTTGGAGAATATTATGAGGCATTTAAAAAAATAATTGAAAAAGGGAAAAACATTCTTAGTATTCACATTACTTCTTGGGGAAGTGGTGCTTACCAATCTGCAACAACTGCCAAAAACATATTAGCCAGTGAATATCCTGAGGCAAAAATTGAAGTTTTTGACTCAAAGAGTGTATCCTTAGGAACAGGTCTCTTGGCATTAGAAGCGGCAAAAGCCTCTCTAAAAGGATGGAACCTATCTGAAACCATTGAGCATTTAAAAGAAATAAGGAAGAGTTTTTTCCACTCTTTTACTAACGATACTTTAAAGTATTTAGCAGCTGGCGGAAGAATAGGAAAGGCAAAACTTCTTTTAGCTGAAGCTTTAAAGATCAATCCCATCATTTCTATTGACGAAGATGGAGTACTCTATGCCTTAGATAAGGCTATGGGAAGATTAAAAGCTTACCAAAAGATTGTAGAGCATATGCAAAACTTTTTTAAAGAGAAAAATTCGTTAAATATTGCTTTAGTATATGCAAACGCCCTTGATGAGCTTGAAAATTTAAAGAATGAAATTCTAAAACATTTTACAGTAAAAGATGTTATAATTTCAAAATTAGGTGCAGCCCTTAGTGTACATAGCGGACCTGGCACTATTGGGGTATTAGCTTACCCCTCAGAGCTTTCCTTAGACAAGTAA
- a CDS encoding transcriptional regulator: MDKKIEFTEEQLQNITDFLNTLAHPLRLKIILQLSENPLSVTELMKALEVRQPNLSQHLSLLKRLRILKTKRKGRSVYYQLSHPEVKDLIENIANTIEKF, translated from the coding sequence ATGGATAAAAAAATTGAGTTTACAGAAGAACAATTACAAAATATAACAGACTTTCTAAATACGTTAGCCCACCCCCTTCGCTTGAAGATTATTCTGCAACTTTCAGAAAATCCCCTTTCGGTTACTGAGCTTATGAAAGCATTAGAAGTAAGACAGCCTAACTTATCACAGCATCTTTCTCTATTAAAGAGGCTCAGGATATTAAAGACTAAAAGAAAGGGAAGATCAGTTTACTACCAATTAAGCCATCCTGAAGTAAAAGATCTCATAGAAAATATTGCAAATACAATAGAAAAATTTTAA
- a CDS encoding signal recognition particle protein, producing MFENLSERLQNIFNRLRGKGLLSEKDVEEALREIRQALLEADVHYKVVKDLLNKVKEKALKEEVLKSVTPFQQILKILYYELTELLGRERIGLQFGNEKPSLIFLVGLQGAGKTTTCAKLAYKLSQEQKKVMLVAGDTFRPAAAKQLEILGEKIKVPVFKEGKTPEEIIRNAILSGKERLMDVLIVDTTGRLHVDEEMMQELEDLVNKFKPSEVLLVLDGMTGQDAVNVAEKFKERIPITGIILTKLDGDARGGAALSVRAVTGKPIKFIGVGEKIENLEYFYPERLAGRILGMGDIATLVEKIETSINLEKQAKLEEKIKKAKFDLEDFYEQLKEIRKVGTLEQILDMLPGFPKKDIRPDLDEKEIKRFLAIIESMTPEERRNPSIINGSRKLRIAKGSGTKVQDVNRLLKQYFQTLELIKQFSKGRRNIFPFM from the coding sequence ATGTTTGAGAATTTATCGGAGCGTCTCCAAAATATATTTAATAGATTAAGAGGGAAGGGCTTGCTCTCTGAAAAGGATGTAGAAGAAGCCCTAAGAGAGATCCGTCAAGCTCTTCTCGAGGCGGATGTTCATTATAAAGTTGTTAAAGACTTGCTAAATAAGGTAAAGGAAAAGGCTTTAAAGGAAGAAGTCCTAAAGAGTGTTACACCTTTCCAACAAATTCTCAAAATCTTATATTATGAATTGACAGAATTATTAGGTAGAGAAAGGATTGGACTTCAATTTGGAAACGAAAAGCCATCTCTCATATTTCTTGTAGGATTGCAAGGTGCTGGAAAGACTACAACCTGTGCAAAGCTGGCTTATAAGCTTAGCCAGGAACAGAAAAAGGTTATGCTTGTAGCAGGAGATACCTTTAGACCTGCAGCAGCAAAACAGTTGGAGATTTTAGGGGAGAAAATAAAGGTTCCTGTATTCAAAGAGGGAAAAACTCCAGAAGAGATAATAAGGAATGCAATACTTTCTGGAAAAGAAAGATTGATGGATGTTTTAATTGTGGACACTACAGGAAGACTCCATGTTGATGAGGAAATGATGCAGGAACTTGAAGATTTAGTTAATAAATTCAAGCCATCAGAGGTTCTTTTGGTTCTTGATGGTATGACAGGACAAGACGCAGTAAATGTGGCAGAAAAGTTTAAAGAAAGAATTCCAATAACAGGAATTATTCTTACAAAGCTCGATGGAGATGCAAGAGGTGGCGCTGCTTTGTCTGTTAGAGCTGTTACAGGAAAACCTATAAAGTTTATAGGAGTAGGAGAGAAGATTGAAAATTTAGAATACTTTTATCCAGAAAGACTCGCTGGAAGAATTCTTGGAATGGGTGATATAGCCACATTAGTAGAGAAGATTGAAACAAGTATTAATTTAGAAAAGCAGGCTAAATTAGAGGAGAAAATAAAAAAGGCAAAATTTGATTTGGAAGATTTCTATGAACAGCTTAAAGAAATTAGAAAAGTAGGTACTTTAGAACAAATATTGGACATGCTTCCAGGATTTCCAAAAAAGGATATAAGACCAGACTTGGATGAAAAAGAAATAAAAAGATTCTTAGCTATTATTGAATCAATGACTCCTGAGGAGAGGAGAAATCCCTCTATAATTAATGGAAGTAGAAAATTAAGGATAGCAAAAGGTAGTGGTACTAAGGTGCAGGACGTAAATAGATTATTAAAGCAGTATTTTCAGACATTGGAACTTATTAAACAGTTTTCTAAGGGAAGAAGAAACATCTTCCCATTTATGTAG
- the rpsP gene encoding 30S ribosomal protein S16: MVKIRLTRVGAKNKPAYRIIAIDSKKPRDGKHLEILGFYDPKTQPETIKVKEERIKYWLSVGAQPSESVEKILRKVGVLN, from the coding sequence ATGGTAAAAATACGTCTTACAAGAGTTGGTGCAAAAAATAAGCCAGCATATAGAATAATAGCTATCGATAGCAAAAAGCCAAGAGATGGAAAACATTTAGAAATTTTGGGATTTTATGATCCTAAGACACAGCCTGAAACTATAAAAGTAAAAGAAGAAAGAATTAAGTATTGGTTAAGTGTTGGCGCTCAGCCATCAGAGTCTGTAGAGAAAATATTAAGAAAAGTTGGTGTCCTTAATTAG
- a CDS encoding RNA-binding protein, whose product MKELLEYIIKAIVQHPEEVEVREVEGTKSVILEVKVAPEDRGRVIGKQGQTVKALQTIVRVAGLKKGKKVVIEVLQ is encoded by the coding sequence ATGAAAGAGCTTTTGGAATACATTATTAAGGCGATAGTTCAGCATCCTGAGGAGGTTGAGGTAAGAGAGGTAGAAGGGACAAAATCTGTTATTTTAGAAGTAAAAGTGGCGCCAGAAGATAGAGGGAGAGTTATTGGAAAACAAGGACAAACGGTAAAAGCTCTTCAGACTATTGTAAGAGTTGCAGGGTTAAAGAAAGGTAAAAAGGTGGTTATTGAAGTATTACAATAA
- the rimM gene encoding 16S rRNA processing protein RimM, with translation MVRIAKFGEPFGIRGGIKVWSFFDFIYALKKGQRLYISEGDTEFVKREVILEEVREHNKGYVLYFEEFKDRTSVEKIRGNWLLLEEDLLPPLPEGYFYSYQIIGLQVYNTKGDFLGVVREIIETGSNDVFVVESDEGEMLLPFIRDIIREVNIPEGKIVVEMLEEL, from the coding sequence TTGGTAAGAATAGCAAAATTTGGTGAGCCTTTTGGAATTAGAGGGGGAATTAAGGTTTGGTCCTTTTTTGACTTTATATATGCTCTCAAGAAAGGACAAAGGTTATATATTTCAGAAGGAGATACAGAATTTGTGAAAAGAGAAGTAATATTAGAAGAGGTTAGAGAGCATAATAAAGGATATGTTTTATATTTTGAAGAATTTAAGGATAGGACAAGTGTAGAAAAAATAAGAGGGAATTGGTTACTTTTAGAAGAAGATTTATTGCCTCCTCTACCAGAGGGATATTTTTATTCATACCAAATAATAGGATTACAGGTATACAATACTAAGGGGGATTTTTTAGGGGTTGTTAGAGAAATTATTGAGACAGGAAGCAATGATGTGTTTGTTGTAGAAAGTGATGAAGGGGAAATGCTTCTTCCTTTTATAAGGGATATAATTAGAGAAGTTAATATTCCTGAAGGGAAAATAGTTGTAGAAATGTTAGAAGAATTATGA
- a CDS encoding tRNA (guanosine(37)-N1)-methyltransferase TrmD codes for MMRIDIITIFPEFFNGPFNISLVKKAIEKGIVQIFIHNLRDFTDDKHRKVDDYPYGGGSGMVMKPEPIFRAVRALKREESEVILLSPQGEVFTQRIAEELSRKEHLIFICGRYEGVDERVKTIITKEISIGDYILSGGEIPALVVTDAIIRLLPGVVGDPNSIKEESFQDGLLEYPHYTHPREFEGLKVPEILLSGDHEKIRRWRRKESLKRTLLRRPDLLERASLTKEDFELLKEIRKELGKEVDYGFNYSECRKGNDEK; via the coding sequence ATTATGAGAATAGATATAATAACAATATTTCCTGAATTTTTTAATGGACCATTTAACATTAGCTTAGTTAAAAAAGCTATAGAAAAGGGTATTGTTCAAATTTTTATACATAATCTGAGAGATTTTACCGATGATAAACATAGAAAAGTGGATGACTATCCTTATGGGGGCGGTTCTGGGATGGTAATGAAACCAGAACCCATATTTAGAGCGGTTAGGGCTCTGAAAAGAGAGGAAAGTGAGGTAATACTACTTTCCCCCCAAGGGGAGGTTTTTACCCAAAGAATAGCGGAAGAATTATCAAGAAAAGAACATCTAATCTTTATATGTGGTAGATATGAAGGAGTTGATGAAAGAGTGAAGACAATAATTACAAAAGAGATATCAATAGGAGACTATATACTAAGTGGTGGAGAGATCCCTGCATTAGTTGTGACAGATGCCATTATAAGGCTTTTGCCAGGAGTTGTAGGAGACCCTAATTCAATAAAGGAAGAATCCTTTCAGGATGGGTTATTAGAATATCCCCATTATACCCATCCAAGAGAATTTGAAGGCTTGAAAGTTCCAGAGATTCTTCTCTCTGGAGATCATGAAAAAATTAGAAGATGGAGAAGAAAAGAATCACTGAAAAGGACCCTTTTAAGAAGACCCGATCTTTTAGAAAGGGCATCTTTAACTAAGGAGGATTTTGAGTTATTAAAAGAAATAAGGAAAGAATTAGGAAAGGAGGTAGACTATGGATTTAATTATTCAGAATGTAGAAAAGGAAATGATGAAAAATAA
- a CDS encoding 50S ribosomal protein L19 translates to MDLIIQNVEKEMMKNKELPEIWPGDTVRVHYRIVEGDKERIQVFEGVVIAKKHGGIRETITVRKVVQGVGVERIFPLYSPLVEKIEVVRRGKVRRAKLYYLRGLTGKKAKIAEKVEE, encoded by the coding sequence ATGGATTTAATTATTCAGAATGTAGAAAAGGAAATGATGAAAAATAAAGAACTTCCAGAAATCTGGCCTGGTGATACTGTAAGAGTTCACTATAGGATTGTTGAAGGAGATAAAGAAAGAATTCAGGTATTTGAGGGAGTAGTAATTGCAAAGAAACATGGAGGTATAAGAGAAACTATTACTGTAAGAAAGGTAGTTCAAGGTGTAGGCGTGGAAAGAATATTTCCTCTTTACTCACCTCTTGTAGAAAAGATCGAAGTTGTTAGAAGAGGAAAGGTAAGAAGAGCAAAATTGTACTACTTAAGAGGCTTAACTGGTAAGAAGGCAAAGATTGCTGAGAAGGTGGAAGAATGA
- the lepB gene encoding signal peptidase I, translating to MREKIDTAILWVKDKIAFILAKRQELKGKEWYEFVETVVFAFILAFLIKSFILQISYIPTGSMIPTLNEGEAVLVVRIPYYFREPRRGEIIVFKYPLDPSKEYVKRLIGLPGDRVEIKNGEVYVNGQKLVEDYVKRKSDDNYGPITVPKDSYFVLGDNRPVSVDSRYWGFVPKKNLVGKAILLLWPPQKIHIVQ from the coding sequence ATGAGAGAAAAAATTGATACCGCTATTCTTTGGGTAAAAGACAAGATAGCTTTTATTCTTGCAAAAAGACAAGAGTTAAAAGGGAAAGAGTGGTATGAGTTTGTAGAGACTGTAGTTTTTGCATTCATATTAGCTTTCTTAATAAAAAGTTTTATATTGCAGATCTCTTATATACCTACAGGTTCTATGATCCCCACTTTGAATGAGGGAGAAGCAGTTTTGGTTGTTAGAATTCCATATTATTTTAGAGAACCAAGAAGAGGAGAAATTATTGTTTTTAAGTATCCTTTAGACCCATCAAAAGAATATGTAAAAAGATTAATAGGACTTCCAGGAGATAGAGTAGAGATTAAAAACGGTGAGGTTTATGTAAATGGGCAAAAGCTCGTAGAAGATTATGTAAAAAGAAAGAGTGATGATAATTACGGTCCTATTACTGTTCCTAAGGATAGTTACTTTGTATTGGGAGATAATAGACCTGTAAGTGTAGATAGTAGATATTGGGGGTTTGTGCCAAAGAAAAACCTTGTGGGAAAGGCAATATTACTATTATGGCCTCCCCAAAAAATTCACATAGTCCAATAG